One Gordonia zhaorongruii DNA segment encodes these proteins:
- a CDS encoding nuclear transport factor 2 family protein yields MSDETPPYLNIDRDNHPAVIAGRRSREAVKARDKDAWLAIFAENGSVEDPVGPSMFDEEGVGHRGPEQLSAFWDKTIGTTEKIEFAFDKEIICGDEVAYVGRIVTHIGGHVTDANGVFTYKADANGDLLALRAFWEVEETMNSIRPA; encoded by the coding sequence ATGAGCGACGAGACGCCCCCTTACCTGAACATCGATCGTGACAACCACCCCGCAGTGATCGCGGGTCGTCGCTCGCGCGAGGCCGTGAAGGCCCGCGACAAGGACGCCTGGCTGGCGATCTTCGCGGAGAACGGCTCCGTCGAGGACCCGGTCGGACCGTCGATGTTCGATGAGGAAGGGGTCGGTCATCGCGGGCCCGAGCAGTTGTCGGCGTTCTGGGACAAGACGATCGGCACCACCGAGAAGATCGAGTTCGCCTTCGACAAGGAGATCATCTGCGGAGACGAGGTCGCTTACGTCGGCAGGATCGTCACGCACATCGGCGGCCACGTCACCGATGCGAACGGTGTGTTCACCTACAAGGCGGATGCGAACGGCGACCTGCTCGCGCTTCGCGCCTTCTGGGAGGTCGAGGAGACCATGAACTCCATCAGGCCTGCCTGA
- a CDS encoding DoxX family protein → MNPLKHAQGLSATIARIILGVIFVMHGWQKLFTNGIDQTRMGFESMDVPAPEIAAWFAGIAEFVGGILLIIGIAVPLVALILIIDMIGAIIFAHMDAGFWVNEGGYEFVLALIAGLIAIAVAHQGALSVDAHVAKRFSRSRNR, encoded by the coding sequence ATGAACCCGCTCAAGCACGCGCAAGGACTATCCGCCACGATCGCCCGCATCATCCTCGGCGTGATCTTCGTGATGCACGGATGGCAGAAACTCTTCACCAACGGCATCGATCAGACCCGCATGGGCTTCGAGTCCATGGACGTCCCCGCGCCCGAGATCGCCGCCTGGTTCGCGGGCATCGCCGAGTTCGTCGGCGGCATCCTGCTCATCATCGGCATCGCCGTACCGCTCGTCGCCCTGATCCTCATCATCGACATGATCGGCGCCATCATCTTCGCCCACATGGACGCGGGATTCTGGGTCAACGAGGGCGGCTACGAGTTCGTCCTCGCCCTCATCGCCGGCCTGATCGCCATCGCCGTCGCCCACCAGGGCGCACTGTCGGTGGACGCCCACGTCGCGAAACGCTTCAGCCGGTCGCGCAACCGCTGA
- a CDS encoding winged helix-turn-helix transcriptional regulator, translated as MSDPDPMPFDVFAKECPSRRVFEHVTGKWGALVIGRLDAEPKRFGEIRGQIDGISDRMLAQTLRILCDDGIAARTEAAGNPVYGLTDAGTGVAGAVRRLIDAVEDAMSHGAGEVRRG; from the coding sequence ATGTCCGATCCAGACCCGATGCCGTTCGACGTCTTCGCCAAGGAGTGTCCCTCACGCCGGGTGTTCGAGCATGTGACCGGGAAGTGGGGCGCGCTGGTGATCGGCCGGCTCGATGCGGAACCGAAGCGGTTCGGTGAGATCCGCGGTCAGATCGACGGAATCAGCGATCGGATGCTCGCACAGACGTTGCGCATCCTCTGCGACGACGGGATCGCCGCCCGGACAGAAGCGGCCGGTAACCCGGTCTACGGGCTCACCGACGCGGGAACCGGGGTCGCGGGGGCGGTCCGCCGACTCATCGACGCGGTAGAGGACGCGATGAGCCACGGCGCGGGTGAGGTGAGGCGCGGGTGA
- a CDS encoding thiolase domain-containing protein, giving the protein MGRNRAAVLGTGQTKYVAKRHDVTMAGLCREAIDRALDDAQVSLDDIDAIVIGKAPDLFEGSMMPELAMAEAIGAVGKRLIRVHTAGSVGASTAVVGTSLVSSGVHRRVLAVSWEKQSESNAMWALSIPVPFTMPVGAGAGGFFAPHVRSYIHNSKAPGHIGAMVAAKDRLNGSLNPLAHLQQPDITVDKVLASQMLWDPIRFDETCPSSDGACAVVIGDEAAADDALAEDRPVAWVHATAMRTEPLSFSHRNVVSPQAGRDASAALWKAAGITNPLEEIDTAEIYVPFSWFEPMWLENLGFTPEYEGWKLTEAGETAIGGKLPVNASGGVLSSNPIGASGMIRCAESAIQVMGKAGAHQVPDARKALGHAYGGGSQYFSMWVVGSDKPEH; this is encoded by the coding sequence ATGGGGCGCAATCGCGCCGCCGTGCTCGGCACGGGGCAGACGAAGTACGTCGCCAAGCGACACGACGTGACGATGGCGGGCCTGTGCCGTGAAGCCATCGACCGCGCACTCGACGACGCCCAGGTGAGCCTCGACGATATCGACGCGATCGTCATCGGCAAGGCTCCCGACCTCTTCGAGGGCTCGATGATGCCGGAACTGGCGATGGCCGAGGCGATCGGCGCCGTCGGCAAGCGACTGATCCGGGTCCACACCGCCGGGTCGGTGGGTGCATCCACCGCGGTGGTCGGAACGTCGCTCGTCAGCAGCGGTGTGCACCGCCGGGTGCTGGCCGTCTCGTGGGAGAAGCAGTCGGAGTCGAACGCCATGTGGGCGTTGTCCATCCCGGTCCCGTTCACGATGCCGGTCGGTGCCGGCGCGGGCGGCTTCTTCGCTCCGCACGTGCGCTCGTACATCCACAACTCGAAGGCTCCAGGTCACATCGGGGCGATGGTCGCGGCCAAGGACCGGCTCAACGGGTCACTGAATCCGCTGGCCCATCTGCAGCAGCCCGACATCACCGTCGACAAGGTCCTGGCCTCGCAGATGCTGTGGGACCCGATCCGCTTCGACGAGACCTGCCCGTCGTCGGACGGTGCGTGCGCGGTGGTGATCGGCGACGAAGCCGCCGCCGACGATGCCCTCGCCGAGGACCGACCGGTCGCCTGGGTCCACGCGACGGCGATGCGCACCGAACCGCTGTCGTTCTCGCATCGCAACGTGGTGAGCCCCCAGGCGGGCCGCGATGCATCGGCGGCGCTGTGGAAGGCCGCCGGGATCACGAACCCGCTCGAGGAGATCGACACCGCGGAGATCTACGTCCCGTTCTCCTGGTTCGAGCCGATGTGGCTCGAGAATCTCGGGTTCACGCCGGAGTACGAGGGATGGAAGCTCACCGAAGCCGGCGAGACAGCGATCGGCGGCAAGCTGCCGGTCAACGCATCCGGCGGCGTGCTGTCATCGAATCCGATCGGCGCGTCCGGAATGATCCGATGCGCCGAATCGGCCATCCAGGTGATGGGCAAGGCGGGCGCCCACCAGGTGCCCGATGCCAGGAAGGCGCTCGGACACGCGTACGGCGGCGGGTCGCAGTACTTCTCCATGTGGGTCGTCGGCTCGGATAAGCCCGAGCACTGA
- a CDS encoding thiolase domain-containing protein, with the protein MSTDFPRIAVVGFAHSPNVAETFGTTNGVEMLIPCFKRLYEDLGIERTDIGFWCSGSSDYLAGRAFSFISAIDAVGAVPPINESHVEMDAAWALYEAWVKIATGEVDLALAYGFGKASAGDPDRTLTLQTDPYTVAPLWPDAPALAGLQARAGIDSGAWTEADMAAVAARTSGEDADRLLTSDYLRNPLRTHDIAPYADAGAAVVLASEERARELVDNPAFVTGWDHRIDSPNFGARDLTRSPSTKLAGDTAFGDRSRSVDVAEIHAPYTHQELIVRRELGLGDGTRINPSGGVMTGNALFSAGLQRIGYAAHSILSGDAKTALAHATSGPLLQQNMVLTMEGGN; encoded by the coding sequence ATGAGCACAGATTTCCCGCGGATCGCCGTGGTGGGATTCGCCCACAGCCCCAACGTCGCCGAGACCTTCGGCACCACCAACGGTGTCGAAATGTTGATTCCCTGCTTCAAACGTCTGTACGAGGATCTGGGAATCGAGCGCACCGACATCGGATTCTGGTGCAGCGGATCCTCGGATTACCTTGCCGGAAGAGCATTCTCGTTCATCTCGGCGATCGACGCTGTCGGTGCGGTACCGCCGATCAACGAATCGCACGTCGAGATGGACGCGGCATGGGCGCTGTACGAGGCGTGGGTCAAGATCGCGACCGGCGAGGTCGATCTCGCTTTGGCGTACGGCTTCGGCAAGGCGTCGGCCGGCGATCCGGACCGTACGCTCACGCTGCAGACCGATCCGTACACCGTCGCCCCACTATGGCCGGATGCCCCGGCCCTCGCCGGCCTTCAGGCACGCGCCGGAATCGATTCCGGCGCATGGACCGAGGCTGACATGGCCGCCGTTGCAGCACGCACGAGCGGGGAGGATGCCGACCGACTCCTCACCTCCGACTACCTCCGGAATCCGTTGCGCACCCATGACATCGCCCCGTACGCCGATGCGGGTGCGGCCGTCGTACTCGCCAGCGAGGAGCGTGCTCGCGAACTCGTGGACAATCCGGCGTTCGTCACCGGCTGGGATCATCGCATCGACTCCCCCAACTTCGGCGCCCGGGACCTGACCCGTTCGCCGTCGACGAAGCTGGCGGGCGACACCGCGTTCGGCGACCGGAGCCGCTCGGTGGACGTAGCCGAGATCCACGCACCGTACACGCATCAGGAACTGATCGTCCGGCGTGAGCTCGGTCTCGGCGACGGCACCCGCATCAATCCGTCCGGCGGGGTGATGACCGGGAACGCGCTCTTCTCGGCGGGACTGCAGCGGATCGGCTACGCCGCCCACTCGATCCTGTCGGGCGACGCGAAGACCGCACTGGCGCACGCGACGAGCGGACCGCTGCTGCAACAGAACATGGTGCTCACCATGGAAGGTGGAAACTGA
- a CDS encoding Zn-ribbon domain-containing OB-fold protein — translation MIKNAASTGPEVAVPEPESEILTSELTNSFDYTRSLGPVLSQFALALRDGRILGSRGSDGRVSVPPVEFDAATGAPPAELVEVAATGTVSTWSWQAEPTDGQPLDIPFAWALIQLDGADTALLHAVAADDASALSTGARVHAVWRDVRTGRIDDIIHFALGESSSPAPPQDGEPIADDNGNVVITTPIGMTIMHSATEEETWYLEGLKAGKLIGGRVATGEVYFPPRKASPADGSPTIERVELADTGTVTTFCIVNVPFMGQQIKPPYVAAYVLLDGADIPILHLILDCDAQDVRMGMRVKAVWRPEAEWDHTLRNVSHFAPSGEPDADFESYRNHL, via the coding sequence GTGATCAAGAATGCAGCGTCCACGGGACCCGAAGTCGCGGTGCCCGAACCTGAATCGGAGATCCTGACCTCCGAACTGACGAACTCGTTCGACTACACGAGATCCCTGGGCCCCGTCCTGTCGCAGTTCGCACTCGCGCTACGGGACGGCCGCATCCTCGGCAGCCGTGGCTCCGATGGTCGGGTGAGCGTGCCGCCCGTCGAATTCGACGCGGCGACCGGTGCGCCGCCCGCAGAACTCGTGGAGGTAGCCGCGACGGGAACGGTGAGCACCTGGTCGTGGCAAGCGGAACCGACCGACGGACAGCCGCTCGATATCCCGTTCGCCTGGGCGCTGATCCAGCTCGACGGCGCGGACACCGCACTGCTGCACGCGGTCGCGGCCGACGACGCGAGCGCGTTGTCGACGGGAGCCCGGGTGCACGCCGTCTGGCGTGATGTCCGGACCGGGCGCATCGACGACATCATCCACTTCGCACTCGGCGAGTCGTCCTCCCCGGCACCACCTCAGGACGGCGAGCCGATCGCCGACGACAACGGCAACGTGGTGATCACCACGCCGATCGGGATGACCATCATGCACTCGGCGACCGAAGAGGAGACCTGGTACCTCGAGGGCCTCAAAGCCGGGAAGCTCATCGGTGGACGCGTGGCCACCGGCGAGGTGTACTTCCCGCCGCGTAAGGCCAGTCCCGCCGACGGCTCCCCCACGATCGAGCGCGTGGAGCTCGCCGACACCGGCACCGTGACGACGTTCTGCATCGTGAACGTCCCGTTCATGGGACAGCAGATCAAACCCCCGTACGTCGCCGCATACGTCCTGCTCGACGGCGCCGACATCCCGATCCTGCACCTGATTCTGGACTGCGACGCACAGGATGTGCGGATGGGCATGCGGGTGAAGGCCGTCTGGCGGCCCGAAGCCGAGTGGGACCACACGCTGCGCAATGTCAGCCACTTCGCACCGAGCGGCGAACCCGACGCCGACTTCGAGTCGTACCGAAACCACCTGTGA
- a CDS encoding LLM class F420-dependent oxidoreductase, translating into MKLGLQLGYWGADPIPRATELVAAAEAEGFDSVFTAESWGSDCYTPLAWWGSQTRRVRLGTAVAQLSARPPTSLAMAALTLDHLSGGRHVIGLGVSGPQVVEGWYGQPFAKPLARTREYVQIVRDVLAREGPVTSGGPHYPLPLPAHAAGTTGVGKPLKPITHPLRADIPIWLGAEGPRNVAQTAEIADGWLAVFYTPRLADMFNAWLDEGFARPGARRSRADFEIAANAQCVITDDVAAAIERYRPSTALYVGGMGAKEKNFHADLYRRMGYGDVVDEVGRLFLAGRKAEAVAAVPDEMVRETMLVGTSDQVRDQIAEWEAAGVTTLMVTARDVETVRQLAALR; encoded by the coding sequence ATGAAACTCGGTCTACAACTCGGTTACTGGGGTGCGGACCCGATTCCGCGCGCGACCGAACTCGTCGCAGCCGCCGAGGCGGAGGGTTTCGACTCGGTGTTCACCGCGGAGTCGTGGGGATCGGACTGCTACACCCCGCTCGCCTGGTGGGGTTCGCAGACACGTCGCGTTCGGCTGGGAACGGCGGTGGCCCAACTGTCGGCGAGGCCGCCGACGTCGCTCGCGATGGCTGCGCTCACGCTCGATCATCTCTCCGGTGGGAGGCACGTGATCGGACTGGGAGTGTCGGGCCCGCAGGTCGTCGAAGGCTGGTACGGGCAGCCGTTCGCGAAGCCGTTGGCTCGCACCCGTGAGTACGTGCAGATCGTGCGCGACGTCCTCGCCCGCGAAGGTCCGGTGACCAGCGGGGGACCGCATTACCCGCTACCGTTGCCCGCCCACGCCGCCGGAACCACCGGGGTCGGCAAACCGCTGAAGCCGATCACGCATCCCTTGCGTGCCGACATCCCGATCTGGCTCGGTGCTGAAGGGCCCAGGAACGTGGCGCAGACTGCGGAGATCGCCGACGGCTGGCTCGCCGTCTTCTACACGCCCAGACTGGCCGACATGTTCAACGCCTGGCTCGACGAGGGCTTCGCCCGACCCGGTGCGCGGCGCTCGCGGGCCGACTTCGAGATCGCGGCCAATGCGCAGTGCGTCATCACCGACGACGTCGCCGCCGCCATCGAACGGTACCGGCCGTCGACCGCGCTGTACGTCGGCGGTATGGGAGCGAAGGAGAAGAACTTCCATGCCGACCTCTACCGCCGCATGGGATACGGCGACGTCGTCGACGAGGTGGGCCGGCTGTTCCTCGCGGGCCGGAAGGCCGAGGCCGTTGCAGCTGTTCCGGACGAGATGGTCCGCGAGACGATGCTCGTTGGGACGTCCGATCAGGTGCGCGACCAGATCGCGGAGTGGGAGGCTGCGGGGGTGACCACGCTGATGGTCACGGCACGCGATGTCGAGACCGTCCGTCAGTTGGCTGCTCTGCGCTGA
- a CDS encoding TetR/AcrR family transcriptional regulator yields MGRRPKFTSDELLDAALAVAIADGPAAVTAAAVSRSVGAPSGSVYHRFPTSDDILARLWLRTITEYQSGFTAALSADDTVAGARAAISHTFDWCAAHPDRARLLLTFDEQTISGISTATAAALREHNDAARNVLTEFTRRHFGSAGREEFDRAMYAVVDLPYGAVRRHLPGGRPRPWLRATVVATADLVLGIG; encoded by the coding sequence GTGGGGCGACGCCCGAAGTTCACCTCCGATGAACTGCTCGACGCCGCCCTCGCGGTAGCCATCGCCGACGGCCCGGCAGCGGTGACGGCCGCTGCGGTGTCTCGCTCGGTCGGCGCGCCGTCAGGATCGGTCTATCACCGCTTCCCCACCAGCGACGACATCCTCGCCCGACTCTGGCTGCGCACCATCACCGAATACCAGAGCGGCTTCACCGCGGCATTGTCTGCCGACGACACCGTCGCCGGTGCGCGAGCCGCGATCTCGCACACGTTCGACTGGTGCGCAGCGCACCCGGACAGAGCGCGACTCCTGCTCACGTTCGATGAGCAGACGATCTCCGGCATCTCCACCGCGACTGCCGCCGCGTTGCGCGAGCACAACGATGCGGCGAGGAACGTGCTCACCGAATTCACCCGCCGTCATTTCGGTTCCGCTGGGCGCGAGGAGTTCGACCGCGCCATGTACGCAGTCGTCGATCTCCCCTACGGTGCCGTCCGCCGTCATCTGCCCGGAGGCCGGCCTCGCCCCTGGCTGCGCGCCACCGTCGTCGCGACCGCCGACCTGGTCCTGGGAATCGGCTGA
- a CDS encoding PaaI family thioesterase, which translates to MDVELARQVLAAQPFSTMLGARLAEADEDHVVLELDVTDDLRQQYGLIHGGVLAYLADNSITYAGAIGLGPNVITSGFTIDYVAGARNGTVLRATAELAHASKRKATALSRITIVDEDGHPKLVAVAQGTVLATDPH; encoded by the coding sequence ATGGATGTAGAACTCGCTCGGCAGGTACTCGCGGCACAACCCTTCAGCACGATGCTCGGCGCCAGGCTCGCCGAAGCCGACGAGGACCACGTCGTCCTCGAACTCGACGTCACCGACGACCTCCGACAGCAGTACGGCCTGATCCACGGCGGCGTCCTGGCCTACCTCGCCGACAACTCGATCACGTACGCCGGAGCCATCGGCCTCGGACCGAACGTGATCACCAGCGGGTTCACCATCGATTACGTCGCAGGCGCGCGGAACGGGACCGTGCTGCGCGCAACCGCCGAACTGGCTCATGCCAGCAAGCGGAAGGCGACCGCACTGAGCCGGATCACGATCGTCGACGAGGACGGCCACCCGAAGCTCGTCGCGGTCGCTCAGGGGACCGTGCTCGCCACCGACCCGCACTGA
- a CDS encoding crotonase/enoyl-CoA hydratase family protein, translating to MSDPTSATEPAPECIVEKRGHILIVTMNRPQARNALSGEMMRIMEEAWDQVDADPDIRVAILTGAGGYFCAGADLKAMNESAPGDSFTKGGWDLTRLPALLKGRRLSKPLIAAVEGPAIAGGTEILQGTDIRVAGESAKFGVSEAKWGLFPLGGSAVRLVRQIPYTIAADILLTGRHITATEASNYGLIGYVVPDGSALDKALELADSIAANGPLAVQAILKTIRDSEGLHEEDAFKIDAELGAAVFKSADAKIGPRAFANKEKPAFTGE from the coding sequence ATGTCCGACCCAACCAGCGCGACCGAGCCCGCACCGGAGTGCATCGTCGAGAAGCGCGGCCACATCCTGATCGTGACCATGAACCGGCCGCAGGCGCGAAACGCCCTGTCGGGCGAGATGATGCGGATCATGGAGGAGGCGTGGGACCAGGTCGACGCCGACCCGGACATCCGCGTCGCGATCCTCACGGGCGCCGGCGGTTACTTCTGTGCCGGCGCCGACCTGAAGGCGATGAATGAATCCGCACCCGGTGACAGCTTCACGAAGGGCGGTTGGGACCTGACCCGCCTTCCCGCTCTTCTCAAGGGCCGTCGGCTGAGCAAGCCGCTGATCGCCGCCGTCGAGGGCCCTGCCATCGCAGGCGGCACCGAGATCCTGCAGGGAACCGACATCCGCGTCGCCGGTGAGAGCGCGAAGTTCGGTGTCTCCGAGGCCAAGTGGGGACTGTTCCCGCTCGGCGGCAGCGCCGTTCGCCTGGTCCGGCAGATTCCGTACACGATCGCCGCCGACATCCTGCTCACCGGCCGCCACATCACTGCGACGGAGGCCTCGAACTACGGCTTGATCGGTTACGTCGTCCCCGACGGGTCGGCCCTCGACAAAGCCCTCGAGCTCGCCGACTCCATCGCCGCCAACGGACCGCTCGCGGTGCAGGCCATCCTCAAGACCATCCGCGACTCCGAGGGCCTTCACGAAGAGGACGCCTTCAAGATCGACGCCGAACTGGGAGCGGCCGTCTTCAAGTCGGCTGACGCCAAGATCGGCCCACGCGCATTCGCGAACAAGGAGAAGCCCGCGTTCACCGGCGAATAG
- a CDS encoding acyl-CoA synthetase — translation MAFTIADLIEHAVDLVPDRIALVSGDEQRSFAELESRSNALAHKLRELGVRPGDAVGLYSRNTIESVEAMVAIFKARAVMVNVNYRYVEAELDHIFADSGMTVLLHERQYSPRVRNVLSESAHAITNRIVIEDGSAAEMVAGAIAYEDAIASSSTERDFEERSSDDLYMLYTGGTTGKPKGVVWRQEDVWRVLGGGIDWYTGRAIEDEWEHARGGAEAGQLVRYPIPPFIHGGSQWAIFQSLFAGGKSVVYPGFDPESVWEAVQRHQVNVVFITGDAMGRPMIDALENGDYDTSSVLSVASSAALFSPAVKDRYLDALPNAVIIDAIGSSETGFGGMGMATKGQSRFGAPTVKADPNTHVLADDGRRLEPGSEEAGRLARSGHIPLRYHNDPVKSAETFVEFDGVRYSLPGDFARVEADGTITMLGRGSVSINTGGEKVFPEEVEAALKSHPDVFDVTVVGVPDERFGQRVAAVVQPRVGVRPGIADLNAAVRNELAGYKCPRSVWFVDELKRSPAGKPDYRWAQEVAASSDPDDILT, via the coding sequence ATGGCCTTCACAATCGCCGACCTCATCGAGCACGCCGTCGACCTCGTTCCTGATCGCATCGCCCTGGTCTCCGGCGACGAGCAACGCAGTTTCGCGGAACTCGAATCCCGATCCAACGCGCTGGCGCACAAGCTCCGCGAACTGGGCGTCCGACCCGGTGATGCGGTGGGCCTGTACAGCAGGAACACCATCGAATCGGTGGAGGCGATGGTCGCGATCTTCAAGGCGCGAGCCGTGATGGTGAACGTCAACTACCGGTACGTGGAAGCTGAGCTCGACCACATCTTCGCCGACTCCGGCATGACGGTCCTGCTCCACGAACGGCAGTACTCGCCGCGGGTGCGGAACGTGCTCTCGGAATCGGCGCACGCCATCACCAACCGGATCGTCATCGAGGACGGCAGCGCCGCCGAGATGGTGGCAGGCGCGATCGCCTACGAGGACGCGATCGCGTCATCGTCGACGGAGCGGGACTTCGAGGAGCGCAGCTCCGACGACCTGTACATGCTCTACACCGGCGGTACGACGGGCAAGCCCAAAGGCGTCGTCTGGCGGCAGGAGGATGTGTGGCGCGTCCTCGGAGGCGGGATCGACTGGTACACGGGCCGGGCGATCGAGGATGAGTGGGAACACGCTCGCGGTGGCGCCGAAGCGGGCCAACTGGTCCGTTACCCGATCCCGCCGTTCATCCACGGCGGCAGTCAGTGGGCGATCTTCCAATCGCTGTTCGCCGGCGGGAAGTCGGTCGTCTACCCGGGATTCGACCCGGAGTCCGTGTGGGAAGCCGTGCAGCGACACCAGGTGAACGTCGTGTTCATCACCGGCGACGCGATGGGGCGCCCGATGATCGACGCTCTCGAGAACGGCGATTACGACACGTCATCGGTCCTGTCGGTGGCATCGTCGGCCGCCCTGTTCTCGCCTGCGGTGAAGGACCGTTACCTCGATGCGCTGCCGAACGCGGTCATCATCGACGCGATCGGCTCGTCGGAGACCGGGTTCGGCGGTATGGGCATGGCGACGAAGGGGCAGAGCCGGTTCGGTGCTCCGACCGTCAAGGCCGACCCGAACACGCATGTCCTCGCCGACGACGGTCGGCGTCTCGAGCCGGGCAGTGAAGAAGCCGGTCGCCTCGCACGGTCCGGGCACATCCCGCTCCGGTACCACAACGACCCGGTCAAGAGCGCCGAGACATTCGTCGAGTTCGACGGGGTCCGGTACTCGTTGCCCGGCGACTTCGCGCGCGTCGAGGCGGACGGCACCATCACGATGCTGGGTCGCGGGTCGGTGTCGATCAACACCGGTGGCGAGAAGGTGTTCCCCGAAGAGGTGGAAGCCGCACTCAAGTCGCATCCCGACGTGTTCGACGTGACAGTCGTCGGCGTTCCCGACGAGCGGTTCGGCCAACGAGTCGCCGCTGTCGTGCAGCCGCGCGTCGGTGTCCGGCCGGGGATCGCCGATCTGAACGCGGCGGTCCGCAACGAGCTGGCGGGTTACAAATGCCCGCGCAGCGTGTGGTTCGTCGACGAGCTGAAGCGCTCTCCCGCAGGCAAACCCGACTACCGCTGGGCGCAAGAAGTCGCAGCCTCGAGCGATCCCGATGACATCCTCACCTGA
- a CDS encoding NAD(P)H-dependent flavin oxidoreductase translates to MKTELCERFGIEYPIFGFTPSQDVAAAISRAGGLGVLGCVRFNEAEELDEVLEWMHENTDGKPFGVDVVMPAKIPTEGSKVDLDSMIPPEHRAFVERTLDDLGVPPLPDGGDRVNTGVLGWLHSVARSHVDIAMEHARKYGQIKLIANALGSPPSDVIGTAHDNGVAVAALAGAKEHALSHVEAGVDIVIAQGYEGGGHTGEVTSMILWPELVDVLGDKAPVLAAGGVGDGRQIAAAIALGAQGVWMGTYWLTAAEYDLGATGAGPSTVQQALLSATSRDTVRRRIYSGKPARLLKTRWTDAWDADNAPEPLPMPLQNLLVGEAHARISVADDPEVVAMPAGQIVGRCNEITPVAELVEGLVADYADAVARMNATLE, encoded by the coding sequence GTGAAAACAGAACTATGCGAGCGGTTCGGCATCGAGTACCCGATCTTCGGGTTCACGCCGAGCCAGGACGTGGCGGCTGCGATCAGTCGTGCCGGAGGGCTGGGAGTGCTCGGCTGCGTCCGGTTCAACGAGGCCGAGGAGCTCGACGAGGTTCTCGAGTGGATGCACGAGAACACCGACGGCAAGCCGTTCGGCGTCGACGTGGTGATGCCGGCCAAGATCCCGACCGAAGGATCCAAGGTGGATCTGGATTCGATGATCCCGCCGGAGCACCGCGCATTCGTGGAGCGGACGCTCGATGATCTCGGGGTGCCGCCCCTCCCGGACGGCGGGGACCGGGTCAACACCGGCGTGCTCGGTTGGCTGCACTCGGTGGCCCGCTCACATGTCGACATCGCGATGGAGCACGCGCGGAAGTACGGCCAGATCAAGCTGATCGCCAACGCTCTCGGGTCGCCGCCGTCCGATGTCATCGGAACCGCGCACGACAACGGCGTAGCCGTCGCAGCCCTCGCCGGTGCTAAGGAACATGCACTCAGCCATGTGGAAGCGGGGGTGGACATCGTCATCGCGCAGGGCTACGAGGGTGGCGGGCACACCGGCGAGGTCACGTCGATGATCCTCTGGCCCGAACTGGTCGACGTACTCGGCGACAAGGCTCCGGTGCTCGCCGCCGGCGGGGTCGGCGACGGTCGTCAGATCGCCGCCGCGATCGCGCTCGGCGCACAGGGTGTGTGGATGGGCACGTACTGGCTGACCGCAGCCGAGTACGACCTCGGTGCTACGGGAGCGGGGCCGTCGACCGTGCAGCAGGCGCTGCTGTCGGCAACGTCCCGCGACACGGTGCGCCGTCGCATCTACTCGGGTAAGCCCGCGCGGCTGCTGAAGACGAGATGGACGGACGCGTGGGACGCCGATAACGCACCCGAACCGTTGCCGATGCCGCTGCAGAATCTCCTCGTCGGAGAGGCTCACGCACGCATCTCGGTGGCCGACGATCCTGAGGTGGTGGCGATGCCCGCCGGTCAGATCGTGGGGCGTTGCAACGAGATCACTCCGGTGGCCGAACTCGTCGAGGGCTTGGTCGCCGATTATGCAGATGCCGTTGCCCGGATGAACGCCACCCTCGAGTAG
- a CDS encoding type B 50S ribosomal protein L31 encodes MKTGIHPDYRPVVFRDAATGAQFLTRSTATSEATVEWTDGHTYPLIVVDVTSDSHPFWTGAQRVMDTEGRVEKFRRRYGTR; translated from the coding sequence ATGAAGACCGGAATCCATCCCGACTACCGGCCCGTCGTATTCCGCGACGCCGCCACCGGCGCGCAGTTCCTCACTCGGTCCACCGCCACGTCCGAGGCCACCGTCGAATGGACGGACGGGCACACGTATCCGCTCATCGTCGTCGACGTCACCAGCGACTCGCACCCCTTCTGGACCGGTGCCCAGCGTGTGATGGACACCGAGGGCCGCGTCGAGAAGTTCCGGCGCAGGTACGGGACCCGCTGA